From the Caldalkalibacillus thermarum genome, one window contains:
- a CDS encoding GAF domain-containing protein encodes MSHVDRIDELFTLKTIAETLNQCVDLDEMMPSVLEKLLHLTGLKTGWIFLVKERPHYSCVADHGLPPALEWENKKPMRHMSCWCLDKFWSGQLQQAVNIMECKRLEDAVTYQWGDTHNLTHHATVPLIASGKRFGLLNVGSPGKEHFTEKELTLLQSVAFQIGTAVERIILFEAQKQRAEYFARLDELTRVIWKINNKRVLPEKVVHHIAHYFQWPVIALFLIKNRQLSLKSLYYKQEAGVRTKISHTLSLANAHIIKSALKQQNVTLGQEKLSFLPGVRDKNTWHTAGVPLILSDKPIGLLYLAKTLANPFSEAERDVLKALGDHLSLLIETIRMPAYRSPCGK; translated from the coding sequence TTGAGTCATGTAGATCGAATTGACGAACTCTTTACATTAAAAACAATTGCCGAAACGTTAAACCAATGTGTTGATTTGGATGAGATGATGCCAAGCGTTCTCGAAAAGTTGTTGCATCTCACTGGGCTGAAGACAGGGTGGATTTTTCTGGTCAAAGAACGTCCTCATTATTCATGTGTTGCAGATCACGGCCTTCCTCCAGCTTTGGAATGGGAAAACAAAAAGCCGATGCGTCACATGTCTTGTTGGTGTCTGGACAAATTTTGGTCCGGTCAATTGCAGCAAGCTGTCAATATTATGGAATGTAAACGGTTGGAAGATGCTGTGACCTATCAGTGGGGAGATACCCACAACTTGACTCATCACGCGACGGTTCCCTTGATAGCGAGCGGCAAACGTTTTGGCCTGCTCAATGTTGGTTCTCCGGGCAAAGAGCACTTTACAGAAAAAGAACTCACGTTATTACAATCAGTAGCGTTTCAAATCGGCACGGCTGTAGAGCGAATTATTTTGTTTGAAGCCCAGAAACAACGGGCTGAATATTTTGCACGACTTGATGAGCTGACCCGGGTCATCTGGAAAATTAACAATAAGAGGGTATTGCCTGAAAAGGTGGTGCATCATATTGCCCACTATTTTCAGTGGCCTGTGATCGCTTTATTCCTCATCAAAAACAGGCAGCTATCCTTGAAAAGTCTTTATTATAAGCAAGAAGCAGGAGTTAGAACCAAAATCAGTCATACGCTTTCTCTGGCCAATGCCCACATCATTAAATCAGCTTTAAAGCAACAAAATGTTACCCTTGGACAGGAAAAGCTTTCTTTTCTGCCAGGTGTACGCGATAAAAATACGTGGCATACCGCTGGTGTTCCTTTGATACTGTCGGATAAACCAATCGGTTTGCTGTATTTAGCCAAAACATTGGCTAACCCGTTTTCCGAAGCGGAAAGAGACGTCCTGAAAGCGTTGGGAGATCACCTTTCCTTGCTAATCGAAACGATCCGAATGCCTGCATACCGATCCCCATGTGGTAAGTGA
- a CDS encoding histidine kinase: protein MVSESLEEIQSLSKEALADMRSLIWQLRPVNVEAGIMTSLSECQHTVKK, encoded by the coding sequence GTGGTAAGTGAGTCACTGGAAGAAATCCAATCATTGTCCAAGGAAGCCTTGGCTGATATGCGGTCTCTCATTTGGCAATTGAGACCTGTTAACGTGGAAGCGGGTATTATGACTTCCCTTAGTGAGTGTCAGCATACCGTTAAAAAATGA